A portion of the Mesobacillus jeotgali genome contains these proteins:
- the rpmE gene encoding 50S ribosomal protein L31 gives MKSGIHPNYKTVKVTCACGNEFETGSVKNEIRVETCSECHPFYTGRQKFAEAGGRVDRFNKKYGLKNNQ, from the coding sequence ATGAAATCAGGAATTCATCCAAACTACAAAACAGTTAAGGTGACTTGCGCTTGCGGAAACGAATTCGAAACTGGTTCTGTTAAGAACGAGATTCGCGTTGAAACTTGCTCTGAGTGCCACCCATTCTATACTGGACGTCAAAAGTTTGCTGAAGCTGGCGGACGTGTTGACCGCTTCAACAAGAAATACGGTCTTAAAAACAACCAGTAA
- a CDS encoding thymidine kinase, translating into MYVMKQSGWIELICGSMFSGKSEELIRRVRRTQFAKQKIAVFKPAIDNRYSEESVVSHNGTAVTAKPIANSTDIFKHINPDIDVIAIDEVQFFDNEILQVVQHLADSGYRVIVAGLDQDFRGEPFGQMPALMAVAENVTKLQAVCAVCGSPASRTQRLINGKPASYDDPVILVGASEAYEPRCRHHHEVPKSPNELKIEKTTESLT; encoded by the coding sequence ATGTACGTTATGAAACAAAGCGGTTGGATTGAATTGATCTGCGGCAGCATGTTTTCGGGTAAATCTGAAGAATTAATCCGCCGCGTGCGCCGAACGCAATTTGCCAAGCAAAAGATTGCTGTTTTCAAGCCTGCGATTGATAACCGCTACAGCGAAGAATCGGTTGTATCACACAACGGAACAGCAGTTACTGCCAAGCCTATTGCCAACTCTACTGATATTTTCAAGCATATCAACCCTGATATCGATGTGATTGCCATCGATGAAGTCCAGTTTTTCGACAATGAAATCCTTCAGGTTGTCCAGCACCTGGCAGACAGCGGATACCGCGTCATCGTTGCAGGTCTTGACCAGGATTTCCGCGGCGAGCCATTCGGCCAGATGCCTGCGTTGATGGCTGTTGCTGAAAATGTGACCAAGCTCCAGGCTGTGTGTGCAGTTTGCGGATCGCCTGCAAGCCGGACACAGCGTTTAATCAATGGCAAGCCCGCCTCTTATGACGATCCAGTCATTCTCGTTGGAGCGTCGGAAGCCTATGAGCCGCGCTGCAGACACCATCATGAAGTGCCAAAGTCACCAAATGAGCTGAAAATCGAAAAGACGACAGAAAGCTTAACCTAA
- the prmC gene encoding peptide chain release factor N(5)-glutamine methyltransferase: MTNPKMYEALNWASSFLKEHNREEFAGELLLRHYSGLSRTSMLMNMRDDLEGDVWRQFQAAVKRHAEGEPIQYIIGSEEFYGRRFDVNERVLIPRPETEELVQGTLQRLNRLFPENGQIDLVDVGTGSGAISVTLKLEKPEMKVSAIDLSEDALDVARKNADKLGAEIEFLHGDLLQPLILQEKKVDAVISNPPYIPIADQEWMSDIVTEHEPHMALFAGEDGLDLYRRFMDELPLVLKEKALVGFEIGAGQGEALRELLEKTFPQARVEVVFDINGKDRMVFAELDSR; this comes from the coding sequence ATGACTAATCCCAAAATGTATGAAGCCCTCAACTGGGCTTCTTCTTTTTTAAAAGAGCATAACCGTGAAGAGTTCGCAGGTGAGTTATTGCTGAGACACTATTCTGGTCTATCTCGCACATCCATGCTGATGAATATGCGCGATGACCTGGAGGGAGATGTGTGGAGGCAGTTCCAGGCAGCTGTAAAAAGGCACGCAGAAGGCGAACCGATCCAGTATATTATCGGTTCCGAGGAATTTTACGGACGCAGATTTGATGTGAATGAGCGAGTACTGATTCCCCGGCCCGAGACCGAGGAACTGGTTCAGGGCACACTTCAACGCTTGAACAGGCTTTTTCCGGAGAACGGACAAATCGACCTGGTCGATGTTGGGACCGGGAGCGGAGCGATTTCGGTTACGTTAAAGCTGGAAAAACCGGAAATGAAGGTTTCGGCTATTGACCTTTCAGAAGACGCCCTGGATGTAGCACGGAAAAATGCAGACAAGCTTGGTGCGGAAATTGAATTTTTACACGGCGATTTGTTGCAGCCGCTTATTTTACAAGAGAAAAAAGTCGATGCCGTCATCTCCAACCCGCCGTATATTCCGATTGCGGACCAGGAATGGATGTCGGATATCGTAACGGAGCATGAGCCTCATATGGCCCTTTTTGCAGGCGAAGATGGACTTGATCTGTATCGCCGCTTCATGGATGAACTGCCGCTGGTTTTAAAAGAAAAGGCGCTGGTTGGCTTTGAAATCGGTGCTGGGCAGGGGGAAGCGTTACGAGAATTGCTGGAAAAAACCTTCCCGCAGGCAAGAGTTGAGGTTGTTTTTGATATAAATGGCAAGGACCGGATGGTTTTTGCGGAGTTGGACTCCCGATAA
- a CDS encoding cupin domain-containing protein gives MEKQTLKQYQEFSNERFTKRIVFKKGDSTVFLLNFMPGQELPKHTHPGTEVFILTMQGEGTFIIDGEEIVAAANETVHLGGAEELAYKNTGSEPVTLYVMLNKIPDERFAQNI, from the coding sequence ATGGAAAAACAAACATTAAAACAATACCAGGAATTCAGCAACGAACGGTTTACAAAACGAATTGTCTTTAAAAAAGGTGACAGTACTGTGTTCCTATTGAACTTCATGCCAGGCCAGGAGCTGCCGAAGCACACGCACCCGGGCACTGAAGTGTTCATTTTAACGATGCAGGGCGAAGGCACCTTTATTATCGATGGTGAAGAAATAGTGGCAGCAGCAAACGAAACCGTCCACCTGGGAGGCGCCGAAGAACTCGCTTATAAAAATACCGGATCAGAGCCAGTGACACTATATGTCATGCTCAACAAAATTCCGGATGAGAGATTTGCGCAGAATATTTAA
- a CDS encoding L-threonylcarbamoyladenylate synthase codes for MQTQMWTVDKNVDNLKTYPQINEAAQKLKQKEVVAFPTETVYGLGGNAKSDDAVLKIFEAKGRPGDNPLIIHIANREQINSFVKKVPENALRLMDAFWPGPLTLILEKKEGVLSEKATAGLSTVAVRMPDHPVALALLEASCLPLAAPSANLSGKPSPTTAAHVADDLTGRIAGIVDGGPTGVGLESTVVDCTSEIPTILRPGGVTKEQLEEVVGEVSADPALKDTNQAPKSPGMKYRHYAPNSPFYLVDGNREEIQQLVTEKRNEGLKVGVMTTKENSGFYDANVVIACGERGRLETVAEALYDTLRAFNQEDLDIIFGEIFPEQGVGQAIMNRLSKASGLPIIQK; via the coding sequence ATGCAAACACAAATGTGGACAGTGGATAAGAATGTGGATAATTTAAAAACATATCCACAAATTAATGAAGCTGCACAAAAATTGAAGCAAAAAGAGGTAGTAGCATTTCCAACAGAAACAGTTTATGGCCTTGGCGGCAACGCAAAAAGCGATGATGCTGTCTTGAAAATATTCGAAGCCAAAGGTAGGCCCGGAGATAATCCCCTGATCATCCATATTGCAAATCGGGAACAGATTAACTCTTTTGTAAAAAAAGTCCCCGAAAATGCATTGAGATTAATGGATGCATTCTGGCCAGGTCCGTTGACGCTCATCCTGGAAAAAAAAGAAGGAGTGCTTTCTGAAAAAGCAACTGCCGGATTATCGACAGTTGCTGTCAGGATGCCTGACCATCCTGTAGCGCTGGCGCTCCTTGAAGCATCCTGCCTTCCGCTGGCGGCTCCAAGCGCAAACCTGTCAGGAAAACCGAGCCCGACGACGGCTGCCCATGTAGCCGATGATTTGACTGGCAGGATTGCCGGGATTGTTGATGGCGGACCGACAGGGGTGGGCCTTGAATCCACAGTAGTCGACTGCACATCTGAAATTCCAACGATTTTACGGCCTGGCGGAGTAACAAAGGAACAGCTGGAGGAAGTAGTTGGAGAGGTTTCTGCAGATCCGGCGTTGAAGGATACAAACCAGGCGCCGAAGTCTCCTGGGATGAAGTACCGACATTATGCACCTAACTCTCCTTTCTATCTGGTTGATGGAAACAGGGAAGAAATCCAGCAGTTAGTAACTGAAAAGCGGAACGAAGGTTTGAAAGTCGGCGTGATGACCACGAAGGAGAACAGCGGATTTTATGACGCGAATGTCGTGATAGCCTGCGGTGAGAGAGGCCGTCTGGAAACCGTCGCAGAAGCACTTTATGATACACTTCGTGCCTTCAACCAGGAAGATCTCGATATAATTTTTGGTGAGATTTTTCCGGAGCAAGGAGTCGGACAGGCAATCATGAACCGATTATCCAAAGCATCCGGCTTACCGATTATTCAAAAATAA
- the rho gene encoding transcription termination factor Rho codes for MEVNISSLENMKLKELYELAKEYKVSYYSKLTKKELIFAILKARAEQQGYFFMEGVLEIIQSEGFGFLRPINYSPSSEDIYISASQIRRFDLRNGDKVSGKVRPPKENERYFGLLQVEAVNGDDPESAKERVHFPGLTPLYPDRQMKLETTHNKVSTRIMDVLAPVGFGQRGLIVAPPKAGKTMLIKEIANSITTNHPEAELIVLLIDERPEEVTDIERSVAGDVVSSTFDEVPENHIKVAELVLERAMRLVEHKRDVIILMDSITRLARAYNLVIPPSGRTLSGGIDPAAFHRPKRFFGAARNIEEGGSLTILATALVDTGSRMDDVIYEEFKGTGNMELHLDRSLAERRIFPAIDIRRSGTRKEELLIPKDHLDKLWAIRKSMSDSPDFAEKFLRKLRQSKSNEDFFAVLGEEMKGNNKRS; via the coding sequence ATGGAAGTAAATATTTCAAGCTTAGAAAATATGAAATTGAAAGAGCTTTATGAACTTGCAAAGGAGTATAAAGTCTCTTACTACAGCAAGTTGACGAAAAAAGAACTTATTTTTGCTATTTTAAAAGCACGTGCTGAACAGCAGGGTTATTTTTTCATGGAAGGCGTCCTGGAAATCATCCAGTCTGAGGGCTTTGGTTTCCTCCGTCCGATCAATTACTCGCCTAGCTCTGAGGATATTTATATCTCGGCTTCGCAAATCCGCCGTTTTGACCTGAGGAATGGGGATAAAGTATCCGGAAAAGTCCGTCCTCCTAAGGAAAATGAACGTTATTTCGGCTTGCTTCAGGTCGAGGCAGTCAATGGTGATGACCCTGAATCTGCAAAGGAAAGGGTTCATTTTCCAGGCTTGACCCCGCTGTATCCTGACCGACAGATGAAGCTTGAGACAACTCATAACAAAGTGTCTACAAGAATCATGGATGTCCTCGCGCCTGTGGGCTTCGGACAACGTGGCTTGATTGTTGCTCCGCCAAAGGCTGGCAAAACGATGCTGATCAAAGAAATCGCCAACAGCATCACAACGAATCATCCGGAAGCTGAACTGATCGTGCTGTTAATTGATGAGCGTCCTGAAGAGGTAACAGATATTGAACGTTCTGTTGCGGGCGACGTTGTCAGCTCTACATTTGATGAGGTGCCTGAAAACCATATCAAAGTGGCTGAGCTTGTTCTTGAGCGTGCAATGCGTCTTGTCGAGCACAAGCGTGACGTCATTATCCTGATGGATAGCATCACCCGTCTTGCCCGTGCCTATAACCTTGTCATTCCGCCAAGCGGACGTACATTATCCGGCGGTATTGACCCTGCTGCATTCCACCGTCCCAAGCGCTTTTTCGGTGCTGCCCGTAATATCGAGGAAGGCGGCAGCTTGACGATTCTGGCGACGGCGCTTGTAGATACAGGCTCACGTATGGATGATGTCATTTACGAGGAATTCAAAGGAACAGGTAATATGGAACTTCACCTTGACCGTTCTCTTGCTGAAAGAAGAATCTTCCCGGCAATCGACATTCGCCGATCAGGAACACGGAAAGAAGAATTGCTCATTCCGAAGGATCATCTGGACAAGCTTTGGGCAATCCGCAAATCGATGTCGGATTCCCCGGACTTCGCGGAGAAATTCCTGCGCAAGCTAAGACAGTCAAAGTCGAATGAAGATTTCTTCGCTGTACTTGGCGAGGAAATGAAAGGCAATAACAAACGTTCATGA
- a CDS encoding GNAT family N-acetyltransferase has protein sequence MMDAVFFCVLLFSFLSYPFSRIKTDEVNEMTWKIRSANMEDLARLEAFLTEAGVSPDGLVDSIENFSLMENQAGEIKACLGIESVEKAGLLRSFVVSPQIVQPDLMLLFKRAFLTAKSQELEELYLVTNKMSAVSFFGGLGFEMANPSEIPDSLLEKSHLKQVLTVDNSAIMKIIL, from the coding sequence GTGATGGATGCCGTGTTTTTTTGTGTTCTACTTTTTTCATTTCTCTCATATCCATTTAGTAGAATCAAAACTGATGAGGTGAATGAAATGACATGGAAAATCAGAAGTGCAAATATGGAAGACTTAGCAAGGCTGGAGGCTTTTTTGACTGAGGCAGGTGTAAGCCCGGATGGTTTAGTAGATTCGATTGAAAACTTTTCATTGATGGAAAATCAGGCGGGGGAAATTAAAGCTTGTCTGGGTATAGAGTCTGTGGAGAAAGCGGGGTTGCTGCGTTCCTTTGTGGTCTCGCCGCAAATTGTTCAGCCTGATTTGATGCTTCTTTTTAAAAGAGCATTTTTGACCGCGAAAAGCCAGGAACTGGAGGAGCTTTACCTGGTCACCAACAAAATGAGCGCGGTTTCTTTTTTCGGCGGCCTTGGCTTCGAAATGGCGAACCCTTCTGAAATTCCCGACTCTCTTCTCGAAAAAAGTCATTTAAAACAAGTTCTAACTGTGGATAACTCCGCAATTATGAAAATAATTCTGTGA
- a CDS encoding manganese efflux pump MntP has translation MAAIAGELFTLMLMAFALGMDAFSVGLGMGMFRLTKRHIFKIGVTIGLFHVWMPLLGMVAGRFLSEQFGAIAGYIGGLLLIVLGVQMIWASFKEEETSLITPVGKGLLVFALSVSLDSFSVGLTLGIYGARTLLVLICFGVAAMVLTWAGLLVGKRVQGWLGTYSEALGGSILLAFGLKLLLPL, from the coding sequence ATGGCAGCAATAGCCGGCGAATTATTCACACTGATGTTGATGGCATTCGCATTGGGAATGGATGCATTTTCAGTAGGTCTCGGAATGGGCATGTTCAGGCTGACGAAAAGGCATATTTTTAAAATCGGCGTCACCATCGGGTTGTTCCACGTATGGATGCCGCTGCTTGGCATGGTGGCAGGCAGATTTTTATCCGAGCAATTCGGGGCAATAGCAGGATATATTGGCGGCCTTCTTCTAATTGTGCTCGGAGTCCAGATGATCTGGGCAAGTTTCAAGGAAGAAGAGACAAGCTTAATCACCCCGGTTGGCAAGGGCTTATTAGTTTTTGCCCTGAGCGTCAGCCTCGATAGTTTTTCTGTCGGCCTCACTCTGGGGATTTATGGCGCAAGGACGCTGCTTGTACTGATTTGCTTTGGGGTTGCCGCTATGGTTCTCACCTGGGCGGGCCTTCTGGTTGGGAAAAGAGTACAAGGGTGGCTCGGTACATACAGTGAAGCATTGGGAGGCAGCATTTTGCTTGCGTTCGGGCTGAAATTGCTTCTGCCACTATAA
- a CDS encoding globin domain-containing protein, whose protein sequence is MEIKTIYERIGGDESIRKLVDTFYPKVYENEELSPLFEGDIAEIKRKQWMFLTQLTGGGALYSEEFGPPNMRVRHMPFEITPVRAQAWLKLMHESLTETGLIETEGGKALFERLSQIAPIMINSQ, encoded by the coding sequence ATGGAAATTAAAACAATATACGAGAGAATTGGCGGAGATGAGTCAATCCGCAAGTTAGTAGATACCTTTTATCCGAAGGTATATGAAAATGAAGAGTTAAGTCCTTTATTCGAAGGAGATATAGCTGAGATCAAAAGGAAGCAGTGGATGTTTCTCACACAGCTGACCGGCGGCGGCGCTCTTTACAGCGAGGAATTTGGACCGCCAAATATGAGAGTGAGACATATGCCCTTTGAAATAACACCAGTACGGGCACAGGCCTGGCTGAAGCTGATGCATGAATCATTGACAGAAACAGGATTGATCGAGACAGAGGGCGGAAAAGCCTTGTTCGAGCGTTTAAGCCAGATTGCGCCAATTATGATCAATAGCCAATAA
- a CDS encoding DUF1720 domain-containing protein: MFNNRDYIASTGIKSSPTGIISVSTGIKSSPTGIISVSTGIKSSTTGIISASTGIKSSPTGIILASTGIKSSTTGIISAPTGIKSSPTGIILASTGIKPSTTGLYCLNWD; this comes from the coding sequence ATCTTCAACAACCGGGATTATATTGCCTCAACTGGAATTAAATCTTCGCCAACCGGGATTATATCGGTCTCAACAGGGATTAAATCTTCGCCAACCGGGATTATTTCGGTCTCAACGGGGATTAAATCTTCAACAACCGGGATTATATCGGCCTCAACAGGGATTAAATCTTCGCCAACCGGAATTATATTGGCCTCAACGGGGATTAAATCTTCAACAACCGGGATTATATCGGCCCCAACGGGGATTAAATCTTCGCCAACCGGGATTATATTGGCCTCAACTGGGATTAAACCTTCAACAACCGGATTATATTGCCTCAACTGGGATTAA
- a CDS encoding low molecular weight protein arginine phosphatase, giving the protein MARVLFVCTGNTCRSPMAEAILKSKQLPGVEVKSAGVYAPNGAEASINTKFVLEENRISHDHRSSTLTKEMIDWATLILTMTGSHKGLILSQYPDAAKKTFTLKEFAEECGSLDVADPFGGNEQIYREAFTEIQKSIERIIDKIR; this is encoded by the coding sequence ATGGCGCGCGTATTATTTGTCTGTACGGGAAATACCTGCCGCAGCCCGATGGCGGAAGCTATTTTAAAAAGCAAGCAGCTGCCGGGTGTTGAGGTGAAATCAGCAGGAGTATATGCCCCCAATGGCGCGGAAGCTTCTATAAACACGAAGTTTGTGCTGGAGGAAAACAGGATCAGCCATGACCATCGCTCCTCGACATTGACTAAGGAAATGATCGATTGGGCGACATTGATCCTGACGATGACCGGGAGCCATAAAGGGTTGATCCTGAGCCAGTATCCAGATGCGGCTAAAAAAACTTTTACACTGAAAGAATTTGCTGAGGAATGCGGAAGCCTCGATGTCGCAGACCCATTTGGCGGGAATGAGCAAATTTATCGTGAAGCTTTTACAGAAATTCAAAAAAGTATCGAAAGAATCATCGATAAAATCCGATAA
- the spoIIR gene encoding stage II sporulation protein R: MKKAAALLYILLLCAGTIISLYSPKNEVTAQEATVIPNEAIRLRILAESDLEKDQEIKRLVRDEVNKEITKWVQDLTSIESAREVIKSKLPEIQQIAEKVVAEQGSTQSVKAEFDKVQFPTKLYGQFLYPAGEYEAILITLGEGEGANWWCVLYPPLCFLDFSNGEATSEGFDEKSDKGDVKADAEDKGEQAENKKGKKEDKTDEKPVYEGEEEEVEVAFFLVEIWNRIFG; encoded by the coding sequence ATGAAAAAAGCAGCGGCTTTATTATACATACTCCTATTATGTGCAGGTACAATTATAAGTTTATATTCACCGAAAAACGAAGTGACAGCCCAGGAAGCGACAGTGATTCCAAACGAAGCGATCCGTCTGAGGATACTGGCTGAAAGCGATCTGGAAAAGGACCAGGAAATCAAGCGGCTCGTACGCGACGAGGTTAACAAGGAAATCACCAAATGGGTCCAGGACTTAACTTCGATTGAATCCGCAAGAGAAGTAATTAAATCAAAGCTCCCGGAAATCCAGCAAATCGCTGAAAAAGTTGTAGCAGAACAAGGATCAACGCAATCGGTAAAAGCAGAATTCGATAAAGTACAGTTTCCTACTAAATTATACGGCCAGTTCCTCTATCCAGCCGGAGAATACGAGGCAATCCTGATTACCCTGGGCGAAGGAGAAGGAGCAAACTGGTGGTGCGTCCTGTATCCCCCGCTATGCTTCCTTGATTTCTCAAACGGTGAAGCAACAAGCGAAGGCTTTGATGAGAAAAGCGATAAAGGTGATGTAAAGGCAGACGCTGAGGACAAGGGTGAACAAGCAGAAAACAAAAAAGGTAAAAAAGAAGATAAAACAGATGAAAAGCCAGTATATGAAGGTGAAGAAGAAGAGGTAGAAGTGGCATTCTTCCTGGTTGAGATCTGGAACAGGATATTTGGATAA
- the prfA gene encoding peptide chain release factor 1 → MFDRLQAVEDRYERLNELLSDPEIVNDSKKLREYSKEQSDIQETVMAYREYKEVKEQLADAKAMLEEKLDADMREMVKEEISELEPRIEELEARIKILLVPKDPNDDKNVIMEIRGAAGGDEAALFAGDLYRMYSRFAESQGWKTEVIDASTTGVGGFKEIIFMINGNGAYSKMKFENGAHRVQRVPETESGGRIHTSTATVACLPEAEEVEIELHDKDIRFDTFASSGAGGQSVNTTMSAVRLTHIPTGIVVSCQDEKSQHKNKDKAMKVLRARVYDKFQQEAQAEYDQVRKSAVGTGDRSERIRTYNFPQNRVTDHRIGLTIQKLDQILQGKLDEIIDALIMEDQSQRLESANND, encoded by the coding sequence GTGTTTGATCGTCTTCAAGCAGTTGAGGATCGTTATGAAAGATTGAATGAGCTATTGAGTGACCCGGAAATTGTCAATGACTCCAAGAAGCTCCGCGAGTATTCCAAGGAGCAGTCCGACATCCAGGAAACCGTCATGGCTTATCGTGAATATAAGGAAGTAAAGGAGCAATTGGCCGATGCAAAGGCTATGCTCGAAGAAAAGCTTGATGCTGACATGCGTGAAATGGTCAAAGAGGAAATCTCTGAGCTTGAACCGCGTATTGAAGAGCTGGAAGCACGCATCAAAATCCTTTTGGTTCCTAAGGACCCTAACGATGACAAGAACGTTATCATGGAAATCCGCGGCGCTGCCGGTGGCGATGAAGCTGCTCTGTTCGCGGGTGACCTGTACCGCATGTACAGCCGTTTTGCAGAATCACAGGGCTGGAAAACCGAAGTGATCGATGCAAGCACGACAGGCGTTGGCGGTTTTAAAGAAATCATCTTTATGATCAATGGAAATGGCGCCTATTCTAAAATGAAGTTCGAAAATGGTGCGCACCGTGTCCAGCGTGTTCCGGAAACGGAATCAGGCGGCCGTATCCATACGTCAACAGCAACCGTTGCCTGCCTTCCTGAAGCAGAGGAAGTGGAAATCGAGCTGCATGACAAGGATATCCGCTTTGATACATTCGCATCCAGCGGCGCCGGCGGACAGTCCGTTAACACCACGATGTCAGCCGTTCGTCTGACTCACATTCCGACTGGAATCGTTGTTTCCTGCCAGGATGAAAAATCGCAGCACAAAAACAAAGACAAGGCGATGAAGGTTCTTCGTGCGCGTGTTTACGATAAATTCCAGCAGGAAGCCCAGGCAGAGTACGATCAGGTCCGTAAGTCAGCTGTCGGAACCGGGGACCGTTCTGAGCGTATCCGTACGTACAACTTTCCTCAAAACCGCGTGACTGACCACCGTATCGGCCTGACCATCCAAAAGCTTGACCAGATTCTTCAGGGCAAGCTGGATGAAATCATCGATGCGTTAATCATGGAAGACCAATCGCAAAGACTTGAGAGTGCGAACAATGACTAA
- a CDS encoding KGG domain-containing protein, whose product MANNKRNNNNDEKMSREERGRMGGEATAENHGSEFYQEIGRKGGEATAESHDKEFYQEIGKKGGEATAENHDSEFYQEIGKKGGEATAENHDKEFYQEIGRKGGEATSENHDRSFYEEIGEKGGNARNNNNNND is encoded by the coding sequence ATGGCTAACAATAAACGAAACAATAATAATGATGAAAAGATGTCTCGTGAAGAAAGAGGACGCATGGGTGGCGAAGCAACAGCTGAAAACCATGGCAGCGAATTCTATCAGGAAATAGGCCGCAAAGGCGGAGAGGCAACAGCTGAGAGCCACGATAAAGAATTCTACCAAGAAATCGGTAAAAAGGGTGGCGAAGCAACAGCTGAGAACCACGACAGCGAATTCTACCAGGAAATCGGTAAAAAAGGTGGAGAAGCTACAGCTGAAAACCACGACAAGGAATTCTATCAGGAAATCGGCCGCAAAGGCGGAGAAGCGACTTCTGAGAACCATGACCGAAGCTTCTATGAAGAAATCGGTGAAAAAGGCGGCAACGCCCGCAACAATAACAACAACAACGACTAA
- the glpX gene encoding class II fructose-bisphosphatase: protein MERSLTMELVRVTEAAALASARWMGRGKKDEADDAATSAMRDVFDTIPMKGTVVIGEGEMDEAPMLYIGEKLGTGYGPRLDVAVDPLEGTNIVASGGWNALAVLAVADNGNLLHAPDMYMDKLAVGPEAVGMVDINASVLDNLKAVAKAKNKDIEDVVATVLNRPRHEHIIAQLREAGARIKLINDGDVAGAINTAFDFTGVDILFGSGGAPEGVIAAVALKSLGGEIQGKLLPQNDAEIERCKKMGIDLNKVLLMEDFVRGDDAIFAATGVTDGELLKGVQFKGSYGSTHSVVMRAKSGTVRFIEGQHSLKKKPHLVMKS from the coding sequence ATGGAACGTAGCTTAACGATGGAGCTGGTCCGCGTGACAGAGGCGGCAGCGCTTGCTTCAGCCCGCTGGATGGGTCGCGGAAAAAAAGACGAAGCTGATGATGCTGCAACGTCGGCAATGAGAGATGTTTTTGACACCATCCCGATGAAAGGAACAGTGGTTATCGGCGAAGGTGAGATGGATGAAGCACCGATGCTGTATATCGGTGAAAAACTGGGGACAGGCTATGGTCCGCGCCTGGATGTCGCTGTCGATCCTTTGGAGGGAACGAACATTGTAGCGTCTGGCGGCTGGAATGCCCTGGCAGTGCTTGCGGTAGCGGATAACGGCAACCTGCTGCATGCACCTGACATGTATATGGATAAATTGGCAGTGGGTCCTGAAGCAGTTGGAATGGTCGATATTAATGCCTCTGTCCTCGATAACCTGAAGGCAGTCGCGAAAGCGAAGAATAAGGATATTGAAGACGTGGTCGCAACTGTATTGAACCGTCCTCGCCACGAGCATATCATTGCCCAGCTTCGCGAAGCAGGAGCAAGGATTAAATTGATCAATGACGGAGATGTAGCTGGTGCTATCAACACTGCATTCGATTTTACCGGTGTGGATATCCTGTTTGGCTCTGGCGGAGCACCTGAAGGGGTCATTGCTGCAGTAGCATTGAAAAGCCTTGGAGGAGAAATCCAGGGTAAATTGCTCCCTCAAAACGACGCCGAGATTGAACGATGCAAGAAAATGGGCATCGATCTCAATAAAGTCCTTCTTATGGAAGATTTCGTCCGCGGCGACGATGCGATTTTCGCTGCCACAGGCGTGACCGATGGCGAGCTGCTAAAGGGAGTCCAGTTCAAAGGCTCATACGGCTCAACCCACTCAGTCGTCATGCGCGCAAAATCAGGTACTGTGCGTTTCATTGAAGGCCAGCATAGTCTGAAGAAAAAACCTCACTTAGTAATGAAATCATAA